One stretch of Candidatus Palauibacter australiensis DNA includes these proteins:
- a CDS encoding amidohydrolase family protein, producing MAAEARRQGMPVWSHTHVGPALPMDVARAGVTSMSHVCSLASAAIPDEVLAEALAGRRSGRVDVDLDDPRIDAVLEEMKRQGTVLDATLKVGFFREQMTMIRDSAAAPPAPRPGAAREGPDAPPPDPRRRGVRAACSAEESIGLTRRAHEAGVLIAAGTDAPPAPGAEWPALYDELAYLHERVGMPMADVIQAATRNGALAMGLAEEIGTVEEGKYANLVFLQEDPTARVENLKSIHFTLKRGGRFDRNEFKLGTPPSRRP from the coding sequence ATCGCCGCGGAGGCCCGGCGCCAGGGGATGCCGGTCTGGTCGCACACGCACGTCGGCCCGGCCCTCCCGATGGACGTCGCGAGAGCGGGCGTCACCTCGATGTCCCACGTGTGCAGCCTGGCGAGCGCCGCGATCCCGGACGAAGTGCTGGCGGAAGCGCTCGCGGGCCGCCGCTCCGGCAGGGTCGACGTGGACCTCGACGATCCGCGCATCGACGCGGTCCTCGAGGAGATGAAACGCCAGGGCACGGTGCTCGACGCGACGCTCAAGGTCGGCTTCTTCCGCGAGCAGATGACGATGATCCGGGACAGCGCCGCCGCGCCTCCCGCACCGAGGCCGGGTGCCGCGAGGGAAGGGCCGGACGCGCCGCCTCCCGATCCGCGCCGGCGCGGCGTTCGGGCCGCGTGCAGCGCCGAGGAGAGCATTGGCCTCACGCGCCGCGCCCATGAGGCCGGCGTCCTGATCGCGGCGGGAACCGACGCCCCGCCGGCCCCGGGCGCCGAATGGCCGGCCCTCTACGACGAGCTGGCCTACCTCCACGAACGGGTGGGCATGCCCATGGCGGACGTCATCCAGGCCGCCACGCGCAACGGCGCGCTCGCCATGGGTCTCGCGGAGGAGATCGGGACGGTAGAGGAAGGGAAGTATGCCAACCTCGTCTTCCTGCAAGAGGACCCCACGGCACGCGTAGAGAACCTCAAATCCATACACTTCACCCTGAAGCGCGGCGGCCGCTTCGACCGGAATGAATTCAAACTCGGCACCCCACCCTCTCGCCGCCCCTGA